The genomic segment CTGGAGTTTTCTTATAGCTCAGTTGAAAAGGCAGGTTTCTTTTGAAGATAGCTTTATGCGTATGGCGCTTCTGTTTGTAGTATGTTTTCTGCAAAACCTTATTACCGGTTTAGCGCTGGGGTTCTTTGGAGAATTTACTCCTTTGGGGGTATTCTTAAAGATTTTATTTATCAGTTCAATTTATACGGCACTTCTTTTACCAGTAATTTCCCGTTTTATCAAACCGGATTTTTATTCATAATTTATTAGAAATATGAGATCGAATATCGCAGGCATTTTGATTATTGTTATGCTTTTGTTTTTATTCTTTAGCCTTTTTAACCTTCAGGTGATTCAAGGCGGAAAGTTTCGTCAGTTAAGCGATAAGAATTGTATAAGATTGCTCCCCCAGCTGGGAAGCCGCGGGAAGATCCTGGATAGGAATGGGGAAATTATTGTTTCAAATAAGCTTTCTTATGATGTTATGGTTTTGCCGCAGGAGGCTAAAAAATTAGATGCGGTGTTGCTTTCTGTGTCGCGGGTTCTTGATGCAGATTTTAAGTCTCTTAAAAAGGCCTACAAAGCCGGTTTTGTTTCTTCATCTTTGCCTGTCACGATTAAAAGAAATATTGATTTGAAGAAGGCAATAATTTTAGCTGAAAAAAAGCTTGAGCTTCCAAGTGTAATAATCCAACCTAATCCTGTACGGGATTACCCTTACGGAAAACTCGCCTGTCATATTATCGGCTATATCAATGAAATTGATCACTGGCGGCTTACAAAATTGCAGGATTATGGATATAATACAAAAGATTTAGTCGGTTTCGGTGGGATAGAGGAGAAATTTGATTATTACTTGCGCCAAGAAGAAGGAGGTTTGTCCTTTGAGGTCAATCATAAAGGCAGGTTTGTCCGTGTTTTAGGTTTTAGGCCTCCGAAGAATGGTAAGGATATTCAGCTTACCATTGATTTAAATATTCAAAAAATCGTAGAGGATAAATTAGGAGAAAGGAATGGCGCTTGTATCATAATGAATCCTAATACTGGAGAGATTATCGCTTTGGCAAGCGCTCCTAGTTTTGATCCTGCGGATTTTGTTGAGAGGTCTGCTTCTATCTCTGGGCTTTTTAGCGATAAAGATGCCCCTTTAATGAATCGTGCTATCAGCAATACTTATCCTCCGGCTTCAATCTTTAAGGCTATAATGGCAACTGCCGGGCTTGAAACAAAGAAAATAAATTTATCTACTACTATTCTTTGCCAAGGCCAGACCTTAGTAGGAAACCGTAAGTTTGCCTGTTGGACTACTCACGGAGAGCAGAATATTTATGATGCGTTGGCGCATTCCTGCGACATCTATTTTTACAAAACCGGGCTTTCTCTTGGAGCCCAGACGATTTACGATTATGCTATAAAATTTGGTTTGGCAAAGGTTACTTCTCTTGAATTGCCATATGAAGCAGGTGGTTTTGTGCCGTCTCCTTTGTGGCGTAAGCTGCATAAATTTCAAAATTGGTATGATGGAGATACTGCGAATTTTTCTATCGGACAGGGGGAAGTTTTAGTCACCCCGATACAAATGGTGCGGATGATGGCAGTTTTTGCAAATAAAGGTTATCTGGTATCTCCAAGCATAATAAAGTCTATCGCAGGCAAAGCTGTTGCCACCCGTCAAAAAAAGAATAGCGATCTATCTTTAAAACCAAACACAATAGCGATTGTGCGTAAGGGCCTGCGTGATGTTGTAGTATATCCTTCAGGAACGGGAAATGTGTTATCAACTTTGCCTGTTTCCGTGGCTGGGAAAACCGGTACTGCGCAGACCTCGCGTAATTCAACTCATGCTTGGTTTGCGGGGTTCTTTCCTTACGAAGAACCAAAGTATGTTATTTGTGTATTGCTGGAACACGGCGGGCCCGGATATGCTTCAACTGTTTTAGCAAAACAAATAATTGAAGAGATGGTTAATAAAAATTTGCTATAAGGAGAATATTCTTGAGAAACTCAAGGTTTTTAATCTTAATAGTGGCTTTGATAATTTGTTTTATGGGCATATTCTCTATATATAGCAGCACCTATCAGAAAGAAGGTAAAGTATGGCAAGAGATTTATAAACGCCAGATTCAATGGGTTATTCTTGGCTTCGCACTTTTTTTCTTTATGTCAAATCTTGATTATAGGAGGATTTGGGATTGGACATATTTTCTTTATGGCAGCTCGGTTTTTCTTTTGTTTTTAGTTGGTTTGCTGGGTGCTGTGCGTTTAGGGGCGCAGCGTTGGATTAAGATTGGAGGTTTTAATTTTCAGCCTTCGGAATTTGTAAAACTTGCTGTTGTTATCTTTCTTGCAAAATATTTTAGCAGGAAGTCTGCTAACGATATTTCTCTTAGGCCTCAAAAATTCGGCATAGTCCGCGGTTTAATTCTGCCATTTTGTTTTATAATTATACCTGTAGGTTTGATTATGGAGCAGCCGGATTTAGGGAGTGCGATGCTGGTATTCATTTTATTTATTACTTTAATTTATTTAGCCGGAGTAAGATGGAGGCATATTCTTGTTTTTATTTTAGCTGTTGTTTTGCCTTTGCCGTTTTTTTGGCATATGTTGCGTGATTATCAAAAGGAAAGGTTGATGGTTTTTCTAAATCCTAACATTGATCCTCTTGGCGCGGGCTATACCGTGATTCAGTCTAAAATTGCGGTAGGCTCCGGAGGGTTCTTTGGCAAGGGCTGGCTTTCCGGGACGCAAAGCCAGCTGCACTTTTTGCCGGAATCGCATACTGATTTTATTTTTGCTACCTTTGCGGAGCAATGTGGCTTTGTAGGTTGTGTTTTCTTGTTAGCTTTGTATTATTTAATTATCAGGCAGGGTTTCATTATAGCTCAAAGAACCAGTGATCCTTTCGGAAGGCTTTTGGCCTATGGGATTTCTTTGATGTTAAGCGTGCAGATATTCGTCAATATCTCTATGAATATCGGCTTAGCTCCGGTAGTAGGAGTGCCGCTTCCTTTGATGAGCTATGGAGGCTCTTCGGTGTTTGTTACTTTGATTTCTTTAGGGATATTGGTTAGCATAGATAGGAAAAGGTCGGTTTTTTAATTTAAGGTTAAAAAATATGTATGAAGATATTTTGTTACAGGTGATGAAGCCGGGCCGTTATATCGGCAACGAATGGAATGTTTCAAAAAAGGATTTTGGTAAGTCTTTTGTGAAATTTGCTTTATGCTTTCCTGATCTCTATGAGGTTGGGATGAGTAATTTAGGCGTAAGAATTCTTTATGGGATTTTAAATAATATTGAAGATGTCGTATGTGAAAGAGTTTTTGCCTGTGCGCTTGATATGGAAAAAATATTAAGAGAGTTAAAACGGGAAATCCTGTCTTTAGAGTCAAAAAAGCCTTTAAAAGAATTTGATATCCTTGGATTTTCTCTTGGCTCGGAGTTGGGGTACACTAATATATTAAATATCCTGGATTTAGGGAATATCCCTCTTAGGGCTCAAGAACGGGATAACTCTTTCCCGTTAGTTATAGGAGGGGGGCCCTGTGTTCTAAACCCCGAACCGATGCATGAATTCTTTGATTTGTTTTTTATCGGAGAAGGAGAAGATTTTATAAAAGAATTTATTGATCTTTACCGTAAGAATAAAGAAGAGTTTAAGGCAGGCAGAATTTCCAAGAAAGATTTATTAATGGTTTTTTCAAAGATAGAAGGCGTGTATGTTCCTTCTTTTTACGATGTTGCGTATGATTCTAATGGTAAATTTCTTGAATTTAAGGCTAAATCGGAACAATTCCCGCAGCCAATAAAGAAACGGTTTGTAAGCGATTTAAATAAATCATTCTATCCGGTTGAATGGTTGACGCCTTATATCCAAATAGTACATGACCGTTTAGCCGTTGAAATTACGCGTGGTTGTCCGAACAGATGCCGATTTTGCCAGGCGAGGTCATGCTATTTTCCATTACGCCAAAGAAATGTGGAAAATATCGTGGACTTAGCTAAAACCATGTATAAGAATACGGGTTATGATGAAGTATCTTTGCTGGGATTATCGGTAAGCGATTATGCTTATATTGAAAAGCTCGTTAGCCAGCTAACAGAATATTTTAAAGAAAAAGCAGTGAATATTTCTTTGCCATCGGTAAAAGCAAAGACGATGGTGGGGAATCTTTCTACTGTGATTGCTTCGGTTAAAAAAACAGGGCTTACGTTTGCTCCGGAAGCAGGGACGCAGAAGATGAGGGACCTTCTTGCTAAGGATTTTGATGAGGAGCAGTTTTTTAAAGCCCTGGAACAAGCGTTTATTTCCGGCTATCAGCATGTAAAGCTGTATTTTATGATCGGCCTTCCTTTTGAAACTAATGAAGATTTGGATGGTATAGCGGATTTATCTTTAAGGGTATCTGATTTAAGAAGGAAGGTTGCAAAATATCCGGCTCAAGTTAATGTCAGCATAAATACATTAATACCAAAACCTCATACGGCTTTTCAATGGTTCGGCATGCCAAGCTCTGAAGAGATAAAAGAAAAACAAATGTATCTTAGGAATAAAATTAAGAACAGAAAAATTACTTTATCTTTTCAAAGTAGGGATGTTAGTTTTGTGGAGGCAGTTTTTTCGCGCGGAGACAGGCGCTTAAGCGAAGTTGTGCTTTCTGCGTTTAAAAATGGAGCAAGATTTGATGCCTGGAATGAGCATTTCTCAATTGATAAATGGCTTGCGGCTTTTAGTCAGACAGGTATTGCACCCGGTTATTATCTGGAACAAATAGAAAGAAGCCAGCAGCTGCCTTGGGATTTTATAGATGTCGGAATCCCTAAGCAGTCCATTATGTTGGAAGCCAATGAGATAAGCGCATAAATAGGTATTGCCAAAGCGTTGTTTAAGAGGTATAATTTCTTCAAAATAAACTAAATTCTGGAGGAATAGATGGGCAAAGCAAAAGGTAATTCCTTAAGATCCTTCGGCCTTAAATATAAGCTAAAAATTTCCTTCTACCTTATGTCCATCCTACCTTTGCTTATTTCTGTTTACCTCGTTTCAAATTACATCTTGCCTCAAGCCGGTCTGAAAATTGATATAATTGCAACCATAATAATTAGTGTTGTTATCGCGATAGCCGGTTTCTTTATTATTAAGGAAGTCTTTGATCGCGTTGTGTCAATTAGTTCTGCTGCGAAATTAATTGCTGCAGGAGACCTTAGCCGTAAGATAAAAACTGAGAATCCCGATGAAGTGGGCGATCTGGGAGGGGCTCTAAATCAGTTGACGGAACGAATCCGCGGGAATATGGATGAGCTAAAGAATTACAGCGAGAAGACAACGGAAATAAATGTGGAAATCCAGAAACGCGTAATGGTGCTTTCCAGTTTATTGCAGATAAGTTCATTAATTTCACAGGGCGCTAAACTTGATGACATTTTAAAACTTACGGTTGAGAAGGCTCGTTTATTGGCAAATTCGGAAGCCGCTTTTCTTTTGTATCGGGAGGAAGGCCAAGAAGTTTTCTTAATGAGGATAATTGACGGGATTAATTCAGAACATCTTTTGAAGGTTAAAGTAGGAGCTAAGGATGAAATATTCTCCAAGGCGATCACATTAAGTAAAGTGTTGGTTATTGACCGGCAGAATACGTACCCTGATCACTTATACACTGATTTTTATGACAGGTTTAGATTAAAGAATGCTTTGGTAACTCCGATATATTTAGGGGGAAGGGTAATGGCAATGCTTGGTATTGCCAATAATAAAGAATCTTTTGCGTATTCAAAAGAAGAAATAGAATTAGTGGATGTTTTTGCCAAGCAAGTAGCTATTGCAGCAGAAAATGATATCCTGATGCATCGTGTTGAGAAGCTTGAGATAAAAGACGCTCTAACCGGCCTTTACAATGAAGCATATGTCCGTTCCAGGCTTCAGGAAGAAATAAGAAGGTCTATCGCTTATCAGAGGCCTTGTGCATTTATACTTCTTGATATTGATAATTTCAAGAATTATTACCAAACCTTGGGTTCATTAACTACGGAATCTACATTAAAGAAGATTGCAATCGCTATCAGGGATTCTGTATCGGAGGTTGATCGGGTAGGCAGAATCGGCGATGATGAATTTGGTGTAATTTTACCGGAGAAAAACAAACGCCAGGCTCAAAGGATAGCTGAATCAATCAGGGTTAAGATAGAGGATATTTTTAAGCAGGAAGCCGACGCAATAAAAAGGATCACAATCAGCGGAGGCGTAAGCGAAAATCCTCTGGACGGGGTTGTTTCCGATGAATTAATTTTTAAGGCCCAGGGTTTGTTGGCTCTTGCAAAAAACAACGGGAAGAATCGTATTGTCGGTTTTGCTGAGACAGTCCAACCTGCTAAGGATAATTAGTTTATGGCGACTAGAAAAATCATAAATAAACAATTAGGTGATTTGCTGATTGAAAGAGGAATTATTAATCAGCGCCAATTGGATGAAGCGTTGGCTTTGCAGCAGGAGAAGGGCGGGCTTATCGGAGAAGTTTTGGTGTCTTTGGGGTTTGCCAAAGAAGAAGATATTGCTCAATCATTAACCGCTCAATACGGATTCCCATATCTGCCCCTAAGTAATTATGATATTAATCCGGATATCGCAAATATTATTCCCGGAAGAGTCGCGCGGCAGTATTTACTCGTGCCTATAGATAAAATTGGGAATAACCTGACAGTCGCAATGTCTAATCCTCTTAATGTGCAGGCGATTGAAGACGTGGAATTGCTTTCGGGATGCAGTGTCCAGACTTTTGTTTCTACTTCTTCGGATATAAAACGCGCAATTGAAAAATATTATAAAGATAAGGATTAGTTTTTTAAAACATTCTTTAGCAATCTTTTTTCATATCCGCCGAAACACAAATTCTAAAAAATGATTTCATTAAAAGAGCGCCTGAAAGAAGTTTTAATCAACAAGAAAATCCTTACGCAGGAGCAGCTTAATAAGGCTCTTGAAATCCAGAAAGAGAAAGGCGGAAGGCTATCCGAAATAATCATTGGTTTAAATTACGTCAAAGAGAATGAATTAATTACTACGTTAAGCGAAGGCTTAGGGTTTCCCTTAATAGACCTGAAGCGTTTTAAAATAGATTTAGAAATTGTAAAAACCATCCCCATAGATATCGCCCGCCATTATCAGATAATTCCAGTTTCCAGAATGGGAGACACTATTACTTTGGCTATGGCAGACCCTTTGAATATTTTTGCTATAGACCATGTAGCATCCCTTACCGGTTATAAAATAAATCCGATTATTTCATCAAGCCAGGATATTTTGCAGACTATAGAATTATCTTATCCTGACGCAACTAAGGGTATTATTGATGACTTGGTTAAGGAGATGTCGGCAACTTCCATTGAACTTGTCAAGGAAGAAAAGGAAATATTGCCTTCCGACCAGGAATTGGGCCGGATTAGCCAGGAAGCACCGGTTATTAAAATTACGAATTTGATTCTTGAAGATGCAGTAAGAAAAAGAGCTTCAGATATCCTTGTTGAGCCTTTTGACAAAAAATTAAGGATTCGTTTCCGGCTTGACGGAATATTACATGAACAAAAGGCCCCTCCCAAAAGTATGCATCCTTCTATAGTTTCCCGTATTAAAGTTATGTCTGAATTAAATATCGCTGAGCACAGGCTTGCCCAGGATGGGCGTTTTAAGGTTAACATGCTGGGTAAAGAAGTAGATTTTCGTGTTTCAATTATCCCCTCAAGTTTTGGTGAGAAAGTAGCGATTCGTATTCTTGATAAATCACAGGCGATGTTTGATTTAAACCGCCTTGGTTTCGGCGAGGCGACAATTCAAAAAGTCGCTAAAGTCTCAAAGCTTCCCCATGGGATGATTTTAGTAACTGGGCCTACAGGTAGCGGTAAAACGACTACTCTTTATTCGGTATTAAAATCAGTTGATAGCCCTGAAAAGAATATTGTAACGGTTGAGGATCCTGTGGAATACCAGTTAGAAGGGATTAATCAGGTTACTGCGAGGCCGGAAATCGGGCTTACTTTTGCCGGAGCACTGCGATCAATTTTGCGCCAGGATCCAAATATTATTATGATTGGAGAAATCCGCGATTTTGAAACGGTTGATATCGCGATTAAGAGCGCTTTAACCGGCCATTTGGTTCTTTCTACTTTGCACACAACTACTGCCTGCGGAGCTGTTGTGCGTTTGGTTAATATGGGAGTTGAGCCTTATCTTATTAACTCAGCATTGGTTTGTGTTGTCGCGCAGAGATTGGTGAGAAAGATTTGCCCTTATTGCAAAGAGCCTTTTCCAGTTAAACAGGAAATCATTGATTCTTTAAAAATAAAAATAGATAAAGATAAAAAAGTAGAATTTTTCCGCGGCCACGGATGCCAGCATTGTTTTAATATGGGATATAGCGGAAGAACCGGCATTGCCGAGGTCCTTTTGTTAAGTTATTCGGTGCGTGAATTAATTTTATCTAATGTGCAAGAGCACATAATTAAACAGCAGGCGCGTAAAGAGGGTATGACTACGTTGAGAGAAGATGGGCTTGCTTCGGCGCTCAAAGGCTTGACTACCCTTGAAGAGGTTTTGCGCGTTACTGCTCCGGACGAGTAAGCATGCAGACATTAAAAGAAAAAATAATTGAGATATTGCAAAAAAGCGGGAATCTTTCCAAAGACCAGCTTGATAAAGCCCTGTCAAGGCAGAAGGAAAGAAATCTGCCCTTAAGGAGGATCTTAGTTGAGCTGGGGATAATTTCAGAAGAATCCCTTTTGTCTTTGCTTTCAGAACAGCTGTATATTCCAACTTTACATCTTGGGAAGTATAAATTTGACCGCGAAGTAATTAATCTTGTTCCTGAAAGAATGGCGCGTCTTTATAAGTTAATTCCGTTATCGCGCATGGGCGATACTCTTACCGTATCCATGGTGGACCCTTTGGATATTTTTGCGCTTGATGATTTAAGGGCTCTTACCGGATGCAGCATTGATATTGTTTTGAGTCCGGAAGAAGAAATACTTAAAGCAATAGATCTTCAATATCATCCTGAATCTCAGGAGGTAAAGGGCATACAAGATATCCTTGAAGAAGCGCGTGGGCCCGGAGAAAAAAAAGAATCTGAGCTTGTTAAGTCTGATGAGATAGAACTTAGTGTTGCTCTTGAAGAAAGTGCAAAGCCGCCGATTGTAAAATTGGTAGACCTTGTGTTGACCCAGGCTTTAAAAAAGAGGGCTTCAGATATACATATTGAGCCCGAGAGGGATTTCTTGCGTGTTAGATATCGTATTGACGGGTCTTTGCATGAAGTATTAAAGGTGCCGAAATTAAACCAGAATGGCGTTATAGCAAGACTTAAGATTATCTCTAATCTTGATATTACTGAAAGCCGTGTTCCGCAAGACGGAAGGTTTAAAGTAAGATTTGAGAATAAGGAAGTTGATTTCCGTGTTTCAAGCCTTCCGACCACATTTGGACAGAAATTTGTTTTGCGCGCACTGGACAAATCAAGTTTATCTATCGGATTGGATAAGCTTGGTTTCGCAGAACAGCCGCTTTATTCATTTAAAACTGCGATTGCAAAGCCTTTCGGCATGATCCTTGTTACCGGGCCGACAGGTTCAGGAAAATCTACGACTTTGTATTCTGTTTTAAACCAGCTGAATACTCCGGAGAGAAATATTATTACTATTGAAGATCCGGTTGAATATCAGGTTGAAGGTATTACGCAGGTTCAGGCAAGGCCCGAGATTGGGCTTGATTTTGCCTCTGGCTTAAGAGCTTTATTAAGACAGAGCCCTGACGTTATAATGATTGGAGAAATCAGGGATTCCGAGACTGCGGATATTGCTATTAAAGCTGCTCTTACCGGACAGTTGGTTCTTTCCACGCTGCATACCAATGATGCGATTACCAGTATTACAAGGCTTATTGACATGGGGGTTGAGCCTTTTCTTGTTGCCTCAAGCGTAGTTATGCTTTGCGCCCAGAGGCTTTGCCGAAAGTTGTGTTTTAAATGCCGCAAGCCGATTGAAGTCCCGGATGATTTCTTAAAAAAGATTGGCTTTAAGGAAAAAGCAACATTTTATGAGGCTTCTGGTTGTAAGTATTGCAACAATACCGGTTTTTTCGGCAGAATCGCGATATTGGAATCAATTTTGATTGACGATTCTATCCGTGAGATGATAATTAAAAAGAAATCAATTGATGAAATAAAGAGCTATGCAGTTGAAAAGTGCGGGATGATGACATTAAGAGATGATTCGTTCTTAAAAGTAAAAGAAGGTATTACTACTTTAGATGAAGCTTTAAGGATAACTACAGAGGAGTAGAATGGCGTTAAATTCCAAAGTTTTGTTAATCAGCGACGACAAGAATCTATCAGCATTTTTAAGAGAGGAATTGGTTATCAAAAAAGGATACGCGGTATCCTTTGAATACAGCGGCAGAGATGGAATTTTTGCTTTGAAGCAGAACCATTTTGAAGTTGTTTTGTTGAAGTACGGCTTGATTGATCTGGAGGCTCAGGAGGTTGTAAGCAGTTTAAAAAAGATTGACCCAAACTGTATTATTATTGCAATAATTGAAACTCATAATGAAAAGATAATCAGCGAGTTGTTTAAGCTGGGAGTTTATGATTTTGTAATTAAGCCCATAGATTTGGAAAAACTATCTTTTCTGATTGAAAAAGGAGCGCAGCTGCATTATTTAATTGAGTCAAGTTCCAGGCAAGCCGCGAGCCTTAAAGAACGTAACGCCGCTCTTGAGAAACAAAACCTTTTTTTGACAAACAGGGTTGAAGAGTCAACAAAAAAGCTCTCCCGGCTTTATGAGGATTTGCGTTCAACCTATATGCGCACAATTAAAGTCCTGGCTCAGGCGATTGACGCCCGTGATCATTATACGCATAGCCATTCGCAAAATGTCGCAAAATATGCGGTATCAATAGCAAATGAGATGAACCTTTCTGCAAAAGAAATTGAGAATATAAGAGAGGCTTGCGAGTTGCACGATTTAGGTAAAATCGGAGTCGGAGACAGCATCTTAAGCAAACCTTCTATTTTAAACGCGCAGGAATGGGAAGAGATAAAACGTCATCCCATGATAGCCGCGCAGATATTGGAGCCGTTGACTTTTCTAGACGATGTGATAGAATTAATTCGTCAACATCATGAGCATTATGATGGCACTGGTTATCCTGAAGGCCGTAAGGGCGATGATATCTTGTTAGGTTCCCGGATAATACATCTGGCTGATGCCTATGAAGCTATGCGTTCAGCAAGGTCTTATAGAAAAATTCCCCTTACAAAGGAAGACGCTATCTTAGAAATAAAGAATAATTCAGGCACTCAATTTGATCCGAAAGTCGTAGAGGCTTTTTTAAAGGTAGTGGATACTTTATAAAATGAATACTTATAAATATACAGCTAAAGACAGAAACGGGCAGACAATCGTAGGCATATTGGATGCTGATTCTGAAAATGTTGTTGCTGAAACACTGCATAATAAAGAATTAATTATTGTTTCTATCATTCCGGCAAAGAAGGCTGCAGCTAAGTCAAGGGGCAAGGACACTAAGGTTAAGCTTGATGATATAGTTATCTTTTCCCGGCAGCTTGCCACAATGATTGATGCGGGTATTACTTTGGTAAATGCTCTTAGTATTTTAGCTGAGCAGGTGGAAAGCAAGGGGTTAAAAGCAATTGTAACGCAGGTCCGTTCGGATATAGAAGCCGGTATGAGTTTTTGCGATGCTTTGGCTAAGCACCCTGTAGTTTTCTCAGAGCTTTTTGTAAACATGGCAAGAGCAGGGGAAACTTCAGGTATGCTTGATGAGGTTTTGGACAGGTTAGCTACTTATTTGGAAAAAGCAGCCTCTCTTACAAGAAAAGTTAAATCAAGCTTAGTCTATCCTACAGTTGTTGTCAG from the Candidatus Omnitrophota bacterium genome contains:
- the mreD gene encoding rod shape-determining protein MreD, coding for MKKLNFLFVILISGILQVTLLDGFKVFNVKPDLLLISVVFAGLFFELKWAFLFSIIAGLFKDIFGTTSIGINVLLFPTWSFLIAQLKRQVSFEDSFMRMALLFVVCFLQNLITGLALGFFGEFTPLGVFLKILFISSIYTALLLPVISRFIKPDFYS
- the mrdA gene encoding penicillin-binding protein 2; its protein translation is MRSNIAGILIIVMLLFLFFSLFNLQVIQGGKFRQLSDKNCIRLLPQLGSRGKILDRNGEIIVSNKLSYDVMVLPQEAKKLDAVLLSVSRVLDADFKSLKKAYKAGFVSSSLPVTIKRNIDLKKAIILAEKKLELPSVIIQPNPVRDYPYGKLACHIIGYINEIDHWRLTKLQDYGYNTKDLVGFGGIEEKFDYYLRQEEGGLSFEVNHKGRFVRVLGFRPPKNGKDIQLTIDLNIQKIVEDKLGERNGACIIMNPNTGEIIALASAPSFDPADFVERSASISGLFSDKDAPLMNRAISNTYPPASIFKAIMATAGLETKKINLSTTILCQGQTLVGNRKFACWTTHGEQNIYDALAHSCDIYFYKTGLSLGAQTIYDYAIKFGLAKVTSLELPYEAGGFVPSPLWRKLHKFQNWYDGDTANFSIGQGEVLVTPIQMVRMMAVFANKGYLVSPSIIKSIAGKAVATRQKKNSDLSLKPNTIAIVRKGLRDVVVYPSGTGNVLSTLPVSVAGKTGTAQTSRNSTHAWFAGFFPYEEPKYVICVLLEHGGPGYASTVLAKQIIEEMVNKNLL
- the rodA gene encoding rod shape-determining protein RodA, translating into MRNSRFLILIVALIICFMGIFSIYSSTYQKEGKVWQEIYKRQIQWVILGFALFFFMSNLDYRRIWDWTYFLYGSSVFLLFLVGLLGAVRLGAQRWIKIGGFNFQPSEFVKLAVVIFLAKYFSRKSANDISLRPQKFGIVRGLILPFCFIIIPVGLIMEQPDLGSAMLVFILFITLIYLAGVRWRHILVFILAVVLPLPFFWHMLRDYQKERLMVFLNPNIDPLGAGYTVIQSKIAVGSGGFFGKGWLSGTQSQLHFLPESHTDFIFATFAEQCGFVGCVFLLALYYLIIRQGFIIAQRTSDPFGRLLAYGISLMLSVQIFVNISMNIGLAPVVGVPLPLMSYGGSSVFVTLISLGILVSIDRKRSVF
- a CDS encoding TIGR03960 family B12-binding radical SAM protein, which codes for MYEDILLQVMKPGRYIGNEWNVSKKDFGKSFVKFALCFPDLYEVGMSNLGVRILYGILNNIEDVVCERVFACALDMEKILRELKREILSLESKKPLKEFDILGFSLGSELGYTNILNILDLGNIPLRAQERDNSFPLVIGGGPCVLNPEPMHEFFDLFFIGEGEDFIKEFIDLYRKNKEEFKAGRISKKDLLMVFSKIEGVYVPSFYDVAYDSNGKFLEFKAKSEQFPQPIKKRFVSDLNKSFYPVEWLTPYIQIVHDRLAVEITRGCPNRCRFCQARSCYFPLRQRNVENIVDLAKTMYKNTGYDEVSLLGLSVSDYAYIEKLVSQLTEYFKEKAVNISLPSVKAKTMVGNLSTVIASVKKTGLTFAPEAGTQKMRDLLAKDFDEEQFFKALEQAFISGYQHVKLYFMIGLPFETNEDLDGIADLSLRVSDLRRKVAKYPAQVNVSINTLIPKPHTAFQWFGMPSSEEIKEKQMYLRNKIKNRKITLSFQSRDVSFVEAVFSRGDRRLSEVVLSAFKNGARFDAWNEHFSIDKWLAAFSQTGIAPGYYLEQIERSQQLPWDFIDVGIPKQSIMLEANEISA
- a CDS encoding diguanylate cyclase, yielding MGKAKGNSLRSFGLKYKLKISFYLMSILPLLISVYLVSNYILPQAGLKIDIIATIIISVVIAIAGFFIIKEVFDRVVSISSAAKLIAAGDLSRKIKTENPDEVGDLGGALNQLTERIRGNMDELKNYSEKTTEINVEIQKRVMVLSSLLQISSLISQGAKLDDILKLTVEKARLLANSEAAFLLYREEGQEVFLMRIIDGINSEHLLKVKVGAKDEIFSKAITLSKVLVIDRQNTYPDHLYTDFYDRFRLKNALVTPIYLGGRVMAMLGIANNKESFAYSKEEIELVDVFAKQVAIAAENDILMHRVEKLEIKDALTGLYNEAYVRSRLQEEIRRSIAYQRPCAFILLDIDNFKNYYQTLGSLTTESTLKKIAIAIRDSVSEVDRVGRIGDDEFGVILPEKNKRQAQRIAESIRVKIEDIFKQEADAIKRITISGGVSENPLDGVVSDELIFKAQGLLALAKNNGKNRIVGFAETVQPAKDN
- a CDS encoding ATPase, T2SS/T4P/T4SS family; translated protein: MISLKERLKEVLINKKILTQEQLNKALEIQKEKGGRLSEIIIGLNYVKENELITTLSEGLGFPLIDLKRFKIDLEIVKTIPIDIARHYQIIPVSRMGDTITLAMADPLNIFAIDHVASLTGYKINPIISSSQDILQTIELSYPDATKGIIDDLVKEMSATSIELVKEEKEILPSDQELGRISQEAPVIKITNLILEDAVRKRASDILVEPFDKKLRIRFRLDGILHEQKAPPKSMHPSIVSRIKVMSELNIAEHRLAQDGRFKVNMLGKEVDFRVSIIPSSFGEKVAIRILDKSQAMFDLNRLGFGEATIQKVAKVSKLPHGMILVTGPTGSGKTTTLYSVLKSVDSPEKNIVTVEDPVEYQLEGINQVTARPEIGLTFAGALRSILRQDPNIIMIGEIRDFETVDIAIKSALTGHLVLSTLHTTTACGAVVRLVNMGVEPYLINSALVCVVAQRLVRKICPYCKEPFPVKQEIIDSLKIKIDKDKKVEFFRGHGCQHCFNMGYSGRTGIAEVLLLSYSVRELILSNVQEHIIKQQARKEGMTTLREDGLASALKGLTTLEEVLRVTAPDE
- a CDS encoding GspE/PulE family protein, whose protein sequence is MQTLKEKIIEILQKSGNLSKDQLDKALSRQKERNLPLRRILVELGIISEESLLSLLSEQLYIPTLHLGKYKFDREVINLVPERMARLYKLIPLSRMGDTLTVSMVDPLDIFALDDLRALTGCSIDIVLSPEEEILKAIDLQYHPESQEVKGIQDILEEARGPGEKKESELVKSDEIELSVALEESAKPPIVKLVDLVLTQALKKRASDIHIEPERDFLRVRYRIDGSLHEVLKVPKLNQNGVIARLKIISNLDITESRVPQDGRFKVRFENKEVDFRVSSLPTTFGQKFVLRALDKSSLSIGLDKLGFAEQPLYSFKTAIAKPFGMILVTGPTGSGKSTTLYSVLNQLNTPERNIITIEDPVEYQVEGITQVQARPEIGLDFASGLRALLRQSPDVIMIGEIRDSETADIAIKAALTGQLVLSTLHTNDAITSITRLIDMGVEPFLVASSVVMLCAQRLCRKLCFKCRKPIEVPDDFLKKIGFKEKATFYEASGCKYCNNTGFFGRIAILESILIDDSIREMIIKKKSIDEIKSYAVEKCGMMTLRDDSFLKVKEGITTLDEALRITTEE
- a CDS encoding HD domain-containing protein codes for the protein MALNSKVLLISDDKNLSAFLREELVIKKGYAVSFEYSGRDGIFALKQNHFEVVLLKYGLIDLEAQEVVSSLKKIDPNCIIIAIIETHNEKIISELFKLGVYDFVIKPIDLEKLSFLIEKGAQLHYLIESSSRQAASLKERNAALEKQNLFLTNRVEESTKKLSRLYEDLRSTYMRTIKVLAQAIDARDHYTHSHSQNVAKYAVSIANEMNLSAKEIENIREACELHDLGKIGVGDSILSKPSILNAQEWEEIKRHPMIAAQILEPLTFLDDVIELIRQHHEHYDGTGYPEGRKGDDILLGSRIIHLADAYEAMRSARSYRKIPLTKEDAILEIKNNSGTQFDPKVVEAFLKVVDTL